A single genomic interval of Spirosoma taeanense harbors:
- a CDS encoding N-acetylmuramoyl-L-alanine amidase-like domain-containing protein: MIKLFTALLVVCMGSRAQAQEAAPADFRLLANAGGKTSAEMAVSIGKKFIGAPYVSHTLDTTPTEQLIVNVREFDCTTYLETVLALTLAYQEEGSQANPVSFDATFRRYLTQLRYRDGRINGYASRLHYFSDWLRNNERKGLVVDVTRDLPGSISVAKPVSYMTSFLYKYPPLRDPAIFQQIAQAEAALSQQAFAFIPKKNIREAEAQLREGDIVMLTAARPGLDMKHVGLAVRQPNGRIHLLHASSEHGQVVITPYPLSDYVLCHRHLSGIRVARLRPDGQVGPAIVRGE, encoded by the coding sequence ATGATAAAACTGTTTACTGCTCTTTTGGTGGTATGTATGGGATCGCGTGCGCAGGCGCAGGAAGCGGCTCCCGCGGATTTTCGTCTGCTGGCGAACGCGGGCGGTAAAACCTCCGCTGAAATGGCCGTTAGCATCGGTAAAAAATTCATCGGCGCTCCCTACGTTTCCCATACGCTCGATACCACCCCAACCGAACAACTGATCGTGAACGTTCGGGAATTTGACTGCACGACTTATCTGGAAACCGTGCTTGCGCTGACGCTGGCCTATCAGGAGGAAGGCAGTCAGGCCAATCCGGTAAGCTTCGACGCGACATTCCGGAGGTATTTGACCCAGCTTCGTTACCGCGACGGCCGGATTAATGGCTACGCCAGTCGCTTACACTATTTCTCGGACTGGCTGCGTAATAACGAGCGGAAAGGTCTGGTGGTGGACGTAACCCGCGATCTGCCGGGCAGTATTTCAGTGGCCAAGCCGGTGTCGTACATGACCTCTTTTCTATACAAGTACCCACCCCTGCGCGACCCGGCGATTTTTCAGCAGATAGCGCAGGCCGAAGCGGCTCTGAGCCAGCAGGCATTCGCCTTTATTCCAAAGAAGAACATTCGGGAGGCTGAAGCCCAGCTCCGCGAGGGCGATATCGTAATGCTGACCGCTGCCCGTCCCGGCCTGGATATGAAGCACGTCGGACTGGCGGTGCGGCAGCCGAATGGCCGGATTCACCTGCTCCATGCTTCGTCCGAGCACGGACAGGTCGTCATTACGCCGTATCCACTAAGCGATTACGTCCTGTGCCACAGGCACCTGTCGGGGATTCGGGTTGCGCGGCTTCGCCCGGATGGTCAGGTTGGTCCGGCCATTGTGCGGGGCGAATAG